The DNA region tttctaaatttagctTAGGGGccttttctatgaccaaataaccCATGGCAAAATTAAAGTCAAATATTAATAATGGtcatcagaaaaaaagtcttaaaagaaaacttaaaataacttTAAGTTTATATTTAACCATTCGTacagttagatttttaaaattcagtgaAACGTTTTTGGGGATGAAAGAaggctttaaaaaaactctgttaACCTTATTTTGTATGCAAGCATGAAAttgcttattttatttaaagcatGTCATAAAAGAAACcgttttgaatttgatagaCTTAAGTCAAGAGTCATAAACTTCTATTTATTTTCACAATGGTCTTAAACTATTTCAACCAAACTGTAAcgtcaattttcttttttcattgtGTAATATCATTATCACAGAATTCTGATTTCGTCAGAGCAAAAATCTCAtagctgggtaattctctaccaactcacacgaaatcgggaaaagttgccccgacccctcttagatttgcgtgaaactttgtcttagggggtaacttttgtccctgatcgcgAATCCGAAGTCTGTttgttgatatctcgtgacggaggggccgtacgacccctttcatttttgagcatgcgaactttgctggattattttttagagtgtacttATATTCTacaaaagttgtagagcagacaattacaaacattttgatataaacatcacgagttatcgcgattttacgaaaaaaagttttgaaaaagttactttttgcgtttctctttgtttcgtcctccgtgtctgtcgcgggtgacgatgaacggctagatcgacgacgaccaactttttcaaaactttttttcgcagcaaaccccttatgtttatatcaAACTTTTTGTAGTTGTCTGATCTACAACTTCGTAGaatattattacactctaaacaataaccctgcaaagttagaaaaacacgaaattttaaaatgtaattttttgttctaaatggaaAAAGGACCTTTCCatgcgtctaattttacataaaagtctctttgacacatTTTTTGTGGCACTtggccagattttttttcaatcattatctggcaaccctgactgtagtcaaggaagccattttgcgtcatcttaattttctgaaattgcaaaatagttgGGGAGAGTGATGAAACGTGATCTTTTTTGCAAGTGGGTAAAATATGGTATGTTCTAGAAGCTGTGCGGAATTAGATTGACtgcagagcaaaaaaaaaatgtaaatttggaaggtgtaattttagaaggttgaatattacctcttttatgatgtaattttacctcaatttagacggaaaatgcgacattacaccagaatagtggtaaaattacacattttttctgacgtaaaagatgtaccccatccagatgtaatattaccatgatttttttttctgtttgtagTTGATAACAAATGTGACTGTGATGTGCAAATTTTAtcaatacagtggactctctcgttgtcgatcttctcgatatcaatattactccagctgtcaataaatttttcagtcccttcaaatagattgctttgattttttgttctataatttcataactcctgctctcgatggtcccttcaatatcgacaacgagagagtccactgtatttttaaattcaggaCACACATTTTGAAAGAGCCTGAATTAAGCATAAgtataagcataggtgcccacccgcagttgctactccgttaatGACCAGGACCTctagaagttacatccacgagccgtggaagatgagtgggtcaCATTTTGAAAGAGCCTGAATTGTTTAAAAACTAGAAACAGTGGTTtaaaaagcaatttaaaaaataataattggattTATACGTTTAAAATTCATTCattcaaaatattgagaaattagaATGGCCAAaacaattgttttattttgatttttttaacctaattatttttgaaaataatcaattcaatttttggTGTTCCAAACTGCGTCCTGCAACTCTTTTTCAGTCAGCAGCCTCCTGATGCGCAAACTCTTCCTCCGTCAGCAGCAAAGCCCCCTGATCACCGTGGGGAGGAAGTGGGTGGCTCGAACGCTGGGAAAAGCGCAACACGCAGAGAGGAGACCCCAAAACGAACGAGAGAGAAAAAGAAAGAAGACCCCTTGTGCGCACGACGACGCGACGTCTTCAGGGTCCATAAAAAGTGgtataaaattatattatttcggaaataaattgattgtttCTGCTGGCGCTGCGCAAAACTCTCGGGAAGTGAACCGGTTGGACGAGTTGTTTGCGAGTTTTCCAAAATTCCTTCGATTGACGCAAATGGAAAAAAAGGTCGCTGGTTGGTCGGTTGTCGTTGGATGCCACGAATTAGCACGAATATTCTGGACTTTCTGGAGTCTGGTGGCGTGGGATgggattgttattatttttttttgcttttctcacTGTTTTTAGCAGAACAGCATTGGCGCAGGAAGCCACTGGCACGAAGGGTCAGTACGGAAAGTTCTGTCGAAGGCAGTGGTTCTGAAAGTGTTGGAGTCGTCAATGTGCTTACAGGAGACTTACTGAAGTAGGAGGTAAGGAACTgtatttgaatgttttattcACATAACACTAAACTTTACTTTTGAAAGTGATTAAAAAGACGTTTTGATCACAAAAATTCTTTGATTATAAATAACACATCTGggcttttttttctacaaaattttcatcatatttcaatatttttttgaattcttttgtGGTtacatttttctcaaatttgtatgggtaacatttattgataaaatacaGAATTTTCCTAAACGTTTGAAAACTAGAATGCGAAAAAGGCAAAATTGCTTTCTGAAATACTGTtagaatacaaataaaaaatcttttttgtgacTCATTGTAATCAATTTATTCATCAAAATCTTTTTCAGTATGCCAATCAAAATACAAGGTCCATATTCAGTTCCGCTAGTTCCGCTTCACCAATAGTATCTTTTGTAGTACCACGGTCTGTAGTGATAGTAGCTGGGATAGTGATAATAGCTATGGCAACCGTACGAACGAGGATAGTAGTAATGTTTATGCTTATAGCCAAATCCAAAGGTTTCTGATTTTTCCAAATCGTCAGAATCGTCTCCATCGATTAGACGTGCTGGTTGTTCGAATAAACCGTTGGGTTGATTTGCAATGACCGATCTTTCTTCCTCATTTGCTGGTAGTCCGTAGATAACAGCTGCTAGAGTACAAATCACTACCAGTAGCTGTGAATGATGTTTTTGTCTTAATtagcaaattttaattaaaaagttttaattattACCTTTAACATACTGAAGAAGATGCTTCTTAGAATCACTCGCAAAGTGACGGCTTGAAATGGCCAAATATGACTGTGACCCCTCCCACAGATCAATCGCTTTTTATATGGGTACAAAACAATATctgcacccaaaaaaaaaaaatacaaaaaatgaaacaaaaccaAATTCCTCGGGCGTTCCAAGTTAAACATTCTAAATGACCCGACAACGCGCGATGGGAAGATAATTCAAATGACTAAATGTGGCTTTGTTCTGGTTCGATACTGCCGTGCTGCCGTGGGTACGTCATTGATCTTCCCGTTTTCCGTTCGCTGTTGGGTGTTGGAATCCGGCTAATAATAATCATTTTTGGTGGATCATTATTGTCAAGAAGCCATGCTGGCATTGACGGACGAAATAAAGCTCAAAGAACGACACAACAGTAATTTCCTGACCCGGGCATGATTGACTAacagggtgcccagaaaaatgatttgaaacaaTGTTCCACAAACCGAATACTGTTGGAATATTCAAGCCTCTGTGCCAAATATGAGAAAAATTGTATGTAAGTATTACTCAATTTcaattatcatcaaaaattattGGTAAGCATTTGATGCCCAACACCATTGTCGAAAGGCTTAATCTGGTACGACTATATCTAGACATTTTTATTGTAAACAccggacccgtggtgtaggggtaagcgtggttgcctctaacccagtcggcctgggttcgatcccagaaggtctcggtggcatttttcaagacgagatttgtctgatcacgccttccgtcggacgaggaagtaaatgttggccccggtctaacttaGAGGtcttaggtcgatagctcagtacGTACAGATGTAGGAGccatctccctgggtcctgcctcagtggagtcgcttgtaggcagtttGACTAATTATCCAAAGGtcaaaggcaatgctgtagagcgaataatttgattttgacacaaatgtaaacattgagtgtgtCCCATTTACTTCGATGGACGGTCGAGAtccgcaaaattaaaaaatttcatgaaaatattttttcacaaattttatccaaaaaattccatcaaggttttccataaaaaaaatcgctaaaaccAAAGTCGAAATTGCTTATATAAAAGTTTCCAATTATGGAGTATGAGGTCAGATTTCCTGGGCACTCTGATCATCAAAAACAGCAAGCGTTTTCATCAGTCTTGTGTTCTGCTGGTTAGCAATCAGTATGACCTTTATTTTTGGCGGAAATTTTGGTTCATGTCTAATTGCTAAATCCTCGTCTAGAGAGAACATAACTGCTGAAGATTTGTTGAGTCAACGATTTTGAATATGCATTTAAGCCAGTTTAAATAATCTCTTTGAACAAAGAAGTGATCTTGTTGCATTGGGTACACCGTCGAACAATTTTTCTGAACTTTCTCGTTTCATGGGGAAGATTAGTTCCCAAGATCACGTGCAATTTGATATGcttataaatttgtttaaaggGCCCTTTGGTTTTTCTCCAGAGTTTGTTTGGAGAACTAAGACGGTTCGTCGCTATTGCATATAACCCACAAATTTTTCATGCGATATAAAGAAGTAGCGAACCGTACTGATTCTCAACACAAACCgggcagaaaaaaataaatcttgagACCTTCTTGTTTTTGCAGAAGAGTGGTTAATCCTCTACTGCCcgaatttttctcgtctttttttaatttttaacgtgCCATTTCGGTttaaggtcattttgagcaacttttgttctacgtaaaacattacttctcttgttttatgtttttttttttgttattttagatgtttagtttgtatttttcttgtttatttttggtaggggaaatatacccattttaagcctaataagcggtcgtgtttgaatgatgctggataatcaggagtgttccttgaaattcactaaaaccaagtacaccaacgagtagagcaactttttgtgaacatttctgtttattttcacatttattaaaagttatgctattccttttacaagcattaaaaaaaatatttcaaaaatgcattctaatcaaaCGAGTGCATTGAGCCACGTCCATTTTTCTATtctcagcttagttctttttttcttccagcgctcttttgggtatgcttagtgctgccaaaattgatgaaattttaagcgaacactcacgaaaagtagcatttatagcgaaagtttcctggcggcacttgctcactccagcATGTTaatggtgttggtggccaccctttgttctttatttgccttcgctcctcgctcggttttcttcagccttcgattgggatgggtattcaaaattcaaacgtcagaagacttagcgcgtttgtttttttgatggtgcttgctaattatttacatttttcgggattatttttcaagtgagtgactaactaatgtgcaaaagaacatgttgccggtagttgaaagcaattttatatcttaagcgctttgaaatcgttagcgcaagtgaaaagatattaatggcgactttcgttaagcagttaacctctcatcttgcgtgtggatgtgtgtgccaccaaaataatgagaaatggtctcgaaaaatagaaattatgatcaaaagtgcattaaatttgatctttttggccgataaatggcataaatttgcgtgcttactcgaggcggtgctgttgctggtaagtttatagccttaatagtatttttggagttttaatcgaacatcaaactctccatatgacgaagataggtgtttgattagaatgggtatatttcccctagtttcgGCCTATTCTACCGCCTTCTATAGTTGcattttgcctttctatttttttgtacagtttttcacagtcactttttcaattttttgtttgtttttttttgcctgcattttctgctatagaatggcaccattattatttaaattgtaaaaaaaaaaccgtagagacatagtctgggaaataacaaaaattactgcatacttgttttacttaaaataaCGGAAAAGTTAAtagaaaacacagccaaagttgacccctgaaaaaatacattttttcaaacattgccaaagtcacataaaacaagtaaaacttcaaaacctaaagttttctaaaattttaagattgctGCTTTCCAATGCTATTTCAAGATCAAATGTTatatgaaaaactaacttaatccacctatgtggttgatgccttcctcactttttaccaacaattggCGATTGGGATTGGACAACATTTTTATCTAGTTTTTCTTAAGAACATCaataaaaagtgcataaatatcacttaagtggccaaaaCATGAGACACGGTTGCCAGATTCACAATGTTTTGtagctgggtgctgaaaagacagaatgcgtaacgtgattttcgaatgctcccaACTGCTCCTCACTACTACAAGTGCACttagctgtaaacataaacaaagtagaaggctttgttcaagctcaagcgtgacatattttttgctactgaagtgacttgttttgaaacattttggatctgttaaatctgaaaaattaagtgcttcacgcagtttttgttcgtagactaaacgatgggcggccaaaatatgcttttttatattttccacgtgacgaaaaattgcctcagaagtgggtggaattttgtgaaccagaagaacaaccgaatggaagttccgagattatgtatctttgtaTCTTAAGATTTGTTGTcttcgaatacctcaaaagTTCGAGTCATTTTTCaatcctgacaaaataaattttagatcgattacaatacttgccagttcttggtatcattttgcaaacagtaaattggttccgctttgacagttctaaattgaggccactttgcgaaccactattctgcacccagtttTGTAgtcgttagaaaggtatttcgattacctaaccaacgatgtaaaACATGATGGTATTTGAGTCGATTTCCGATCACTTGTCTAACAGCCggataaatacaaaaacacatttttttacataactttTGCACTTCTTatcgtaactttttttaaatcaataggtacgtatgggacctcaaaccaaatcgaatgcaactggtttgaccagaatcggttcagccagtgctgagaaaactcagtgagaattttggtcacatacacacacacatacacacacacagacatttgttcagttttcgattctgagtcgataggtatacatgaaggtgggtctacgagctttctgagaaaagttcatttttagagcaggattatagccttacctcaatgaggaaggcaaaaagatgtttggcgattttttaaaatcaaatcccgtctagaggcggggtttggttgtagagggttaaagctATGGCCAAGTCCCGTTTTAAATTGAATTGGCTCAAACATGGAATTCTGGCTCTGAATACGACAATTATGCCATGTAATGTACAAAAATGTGACTCTGAAGTTCAGGTTTTCACATAAAgttcaggagttctacaagagctcttcaagatatcTACAGCATAGCAATTTACGCCTCGGAAGGATAAAATTCCCTTCAAACCTACTCCAAGACTgggaagagagttttatcctgcCTTGGTCCGAATTGCCAtcctgtagctatcttgaagagctcttgtagaactcttgAAACTTTGTGTTGCTTGGGTAGCTTAAAAAGCTCTAATGTGCAGtaattttttgccatttttttggcttgtttattcATACAAGTTGCCTTTAAAATTGGATTGTATAAGACAAAATGATGTTATTTCTAAGTTCCTTCATAAACATCATAAgtgtttaattattttctttttggtTTCACATTTTTcctaactgaaaaaaaaattatcattctTCGTTTTAATTATAAAGTTATGGACGAAATGTTTCATCAGCAAGCTTTGAGTGAGACTGTTAAACTTAcagttttgaaggatttttttaaaaacatttcatcgaaaaacaaacTATGGCACATGTTAGGTTTACATTTGGCAAAGAAGAGTCAAACTCTGCCAATTTTTTTCCGACATGACATTAGAAATCTTACCCATGAAACGTTGAAAGTTAAAGAATACAACTTTGAGCTTTGAAATCTCGGTCTGCTGGAAGATCCACGTCAAACATATGACCGACATATTGCATCAAAGCTAACTgatgaaatatttctcaagttTGTAAAAATCGAATGCCAATGTCCATTCAGCGGTTCATAATGCACTGATCATTGGTCAGTTGAATGCCTACTTGTAGCATACTTGCAGGCGCGATCTCTAGATTCGCCTACTTCATGAATCGATTCATGAGGCTTTTGATAAATGATTAACATAATGTTCACAAAACTGAAAACGACAAGAAAATTTACATTCCATCGATTTGGAAATGTAGGAAACATGGTTTTACTACTTTTGTTTGATTATAAAACCCTCTTCTTTATGTTATAAGTtcagtttcaaattgttttttttttatgaatgcaTTTATATTTGTAACGAATGGTTTTATAATTGACAAGTTATCATTGGGCTAAACTCATGTTTGTAACCATGAGAACCTGTTTTGCACTTTCAACAgattatttgaaaatcatatcGAGTCACACTCTGCAGGGGGTAATCTATAACCCACGTGAACACTTGTGGGGTGGCGATtacctacaaaaaaaataaatagaataaTTTGCCCACGTGACGGAAGAAGGGAagctaaaacttaaaaatagtttCCACATAGTTTATGGCTGGTCCCCAGCACAACATCTTTAATCAGATTAggatttgttcaaatattacgtccagagattttcgggatttcagaccccctcccccctgtcaggcacttttcctatacctttaacatgggctgtcacaaaccccagaccccctcccctattcatgtacgtaatttttgaacgagCCCTTATCGGAACTAGGAAAGATGAAACACCGTGCGCACCCTTGATTTTATTCTGTTATATTTGGATTTCCTCTTCCAATTTTTAACTCGAAATTTTCATACTAATTTTCATCAACTCCCTTTTTGCTCATGTGTTAGAAACtatttcatgaatgtttggGATTCTCGGATTAAATAGGAGGGTTGCCAGCTTACTTTCACTAAATATCGTTTATTCGTTCAGCTCTCATCTGGTACGTAAAATCtacagttttggtaaaatttgttCTATTGCTTAAAGATGGCTTGTGCAGCAGAGTTAGCTGGTTCTAAGGTACTTTGGCAGCACTGCTTTTTACAGCTTGACGATACGCTTGGTGATTTCAAATCCGATGGGCTTGGGGTGGTACGGGGCTGGCGCCGGAGCGGCATAAGCAACCTGCTGGGGAGCGGCCACGAGCTGGTAGGTGACTGGAGCCGGAGCTGGAGCAGCAGCCTGGTAGCTGATATGTTCAGCAGCGGGGGCGGACACCGAGTAGTGGATTGGCTCCGGAGCCGGAGCAGACGGGGCAGAAAAGCTGTAGCTGATGGGCTCGGCAGCTGGGGCAGAGTGGAAGTGGATTGGTTCCGGAGCAGGAGCCGACACGTGGTAGCTCACTGGGGCCGGGGCAGGGGCAGAAGCAGCGGCAGAGGCAAAGGAGTAGGTCACCGGAGCCGGAGCGGGAGCGGGGGCAGCGGCAAAGGTGTAAGTCACTGGAGCTGGAGCCGGAGCCGGAGCAGCTTGGTAGACGATCGGTTGAGGAGCTACAATTAAGGATAGTTTAACTTACTGCGTATTTGAACAAGTGGATGATTACAACTCATACCTGGAGCAGCAGGTTGGGCAGCGGCGTAATAAGTTGGCTGAGCGGGCTGCGAGTAGTAAACTGGCGCTGGTGGAGGAGGTCCAATCGGTTCCGGGTAGATCGGTTCAATTCCGACTTGAGGTACAAAGCCACCGAAACCGTGTCCGAGTCCGTGGCCTCCTCCAAGAAGAGCAGCCGCCTTAAGAAGCTTCAGCTTCTTCAGCTTGTGGAAAGTAGGCTCGGCGGATACCGAAGCCACCAGGACAACCAAGCACACGAACTTGAACATTTTGATACGATTAAGGCTAAACGTTTCACGACGAGGAAGATGAGCGGACTGTGCCTTGAAGAGGCGTCAGTATCCTTATATATGGAAAACTCACGCAGCCAACCGCGAATCGGACCGGTGCCGAAGAAATGGAAGTTCTCACCTTGGAGAACTTTTAGGTAGATTTTTGGAAACACGTGCGATCTTCCAGCGAAACCTGCAAAACTAGTTTGAGGAAATTTTGGATAGGGTTACCAGAGAAACTGTTgagaaattgtcgaaaaatcctgaaaattttGGTTAAAACTGATTGTATGTTCTTGTTTGAAATTATGTACTTAAACTAGTCCAATATTTATCAAGTACTACAATTAGTGCCCCCCTTACAACCCTACGAGAAAACTCCCCGCCGGTGAGCAGAGACTCAGAGTATCGGCATAGAACTCCGCGTGCAGATGTCTcttttcataaatattcaaTCAGCTCATATTGCCTACGCCAGCGGTCGCGTCAATTTTGACCAGAGCAGGTTGAGTCTATCGGCTGGACCACGCGTCAACGCGGATGGGGCGCGGTTCATCTGTTTTAGGGTGTCCGGGTCCCCTAACTCGGAGGAAGATTAATTGATGCCGCATTGCAGCGGTACTGTATGACTCAATTAGATAGGCGAACATGGTTATTGTTTGATTGGAACATCCATCTTGACtgtaataaaaaagaaaacaatgcaTGGCGGTATTTGaacaaattcaattaaaaactcgaaaaaaaacaatcataaaaTAGTTACCTGATTACCCCTGGATGAGGCCATCATCTTATAAAACATGGTAGAGTTGCCAAGTTGCATCGGATATatttttgacatatttttcttttgaacattttgtttaGATTCAG from Culex quinquefasciatus strain JHB chromosome 3, VPISU_Cqui_1.0_pri_paternal, whole genome shotgun sequence includes:
- the LOC119769422 gene encoding skin secretory protein xP2-like, with protein sequence MFKFVCLVVLVASVSAEPTFHKLKKLKLLKAAALLGGGHGLGHGFGGFVPQVGIEPIYPEPIGPPPPAPVYYSQPAQPTYYAAAQPAAPAPQPIVYQAAPAPAPAPVTYTFAAAPAPAPAPVTYSFASAAASAPAPAPVSYHVSAPAPEPIHFHSAPAAEPISYSFSAPSAPAPEPIHYSVSAPAAEHISYQAAAPAPAPVTYQLVAAPQQVAYAAPAPAPYHPKPIGFEITKRIVKL